Proteins encoded in a region of the Zunongwangia endophytica genome:
- a CDS encoding IS1182 family transposase: MQGKKNYQEKLFTSFRLSDRIPEENFYRRLKDALSLDFLYRLTQKFYGTSGQKSIDPVVFFKLCLVGYLENMITDRGVITHASMRLDILYFLGYDVDEELPWHSTLSRTRQLFPDDIFEEVFTKVLQLCIESGLVKGHTQAIDSAPIKANASMDSLEIKVPAEELANHLAKLRVQSQRDRKAKINKAPKQQQQISASPKELQDIESRNKKWSQDQDMRPGAKNKGSRYTSNKTHYSPTDPDARISVKPGKARKLNYLCNMAVDTGFHVITDIHGYHADKKDNQYLQDTTMRLNRRLRREGLIWKHLLADAGYSSGENYHYLEGKGIKSYIPAHGTYKGGPEGFKYVKEGNYWLCPKGKKVTFRKQKLEKGTLKDNYFTKRSDCKGCPIKAACIGKSHEKRINITAYREEYERNNQRVNSRLGRYMKGKRQSTVEPVFGILKEHLGLRKIHTIGIKQANKCMHLAAIAYNLKKYLKYSGKRIKTGAAQLAQSIYYQNLVGALKSSLLSTPIFGV; this comes from the coding sequence ATGCAGGGCAAAAAGAATTATCAGGAAAAACTCTTCACCTCCTTTCGGTTAAGTGACCGGATCCCCGAAGAGAATTTTTACAGGCGTTTAAAAGACGCGCTATCTCTAGATTTTCTCTATAGACTTACCCAAAAGTTTTACGGTACCAGCGGTCAAAAAAGTATTGACCCGGTGGTATTTTTTAAACTTTGTTTGGTCGGCTATTTGGAAAATATGATTACCGACCGCGGTGTTATAACTCATGCTTCAATGCGTTTGGATATCCTCTATTTTCTGGGCTATGATGTGGATGAAGAACTTCCTTGGCATAGTACCCTAAGCCGTACCCGGCAGTTATTTCCGGATGATATCTTTGAAGAAGTCTTTACCAAAGTGTTGCAGCTTTGTATCGAATCGGGACTGGTCAAGGGACATACCCAGGCGATAGACTCAGCTCCGATAAAAGCCAACGCCTCCATGGATAGCCTGGAGATTAAAGTTCCGGCCGAAGAACTGGCGAATCATCTTGCTAAGTTACGGGTACAAAGCCAGCGTGACCGCAAAGCCAAGATCAATAAAGCCCCAAAGCAGCAACAACAGATCAGCGCCAGTCCAAAGGAACTTCAGGATATTGAGAGCCGAAACAAAAAGTGGAGCCAGGACCAGGATATGCGTCCCGGGGCTAAAAATAAGGGAAGCCGCTATACTAGTAATAAAACACACTACAGTCCTACAGATCCTGATGCCCGTATCAGCGTAAAGCCCGGCAAGGCCAGGAAACTGAATTATCTCTGCAATATGGCAGTGGATACCGGTTTCCATGTGATCACTGATATCCATGGATATCATGCCGATAAGAAAGACAATCAATATTTACAGGATACCACCATGCGTTTAAACCGCCGCTTACGTCGGGAAGGCTTGATTTGGAAACATCTGTTGGCCGATGCTGGTTATAGCAGCGGGGAGAACTACCATTACCTGGAAGGTAAAGGGATCAAAAGTTACATTCCTGCCCATGGTACGTATAAAGGTGGCCCTGAAGGCTTCAAGTATGTAAAAGAAGGGAACTACTGGTTGTGCCCAAAGGGCAAGAAAGTAACCTTCCGGAAACAGAAGTTGGAGAAAGGTACGCTTAAGGATAACTATTTTACCAAACGCAGTGATTGTAAGGGCTGCCCCATCAAAGCGGCTTGTATTGGCAAGAGCCATGAGAAGCGGATCAACATTACCGCCTACCGTGAAGAATATGAACGCAACAACCAACGAGTAAACAGCAGGCTTGGCCGTTATATGAAAGGTAAGCGCCAGAGCACGGTAGAACCTGTCTTTGGTATTTTGAAAGAACATCTAGGACTTCGGAAGATTCACACAATTGGGATCAAACAGGCCAATAAGTGCATGCACCTGGCTGCCATTGCCTATAACCTGAAGAAGTACCTCAAATATTCGGGTAAACGTATAAAAACTGGGGCAGCCCAGCTTGCCCAGTCCATTTATTATCAAAACCTTGTAGGAGCACTAAAAAGTAGCCTTCTAAGCACTCCAATTTTTGGAGTATAG
- a CDS encoding IS110 family transposase, protein MNKNNEIYGVDISKGVFDVANSKGKYFQYENTGSGFKGFLKILIKEDLVVMEATGYYHYRLAQFLYEQGIKVSVVNPLSVKRFIQMKLSKVKTDKSDAKAICEYACINEVPLYMGRDNSQAEALQLLRLIDIYTKQSTALKNKLHGEKVLGKPSKVVYHSLKRSLKVLQKELLTLENRLSEIVKDEQQKQLTLLRSIPGIGNKTGIMLLVLTNGFTNFENGNQLCSYAGITPIIRQSGSTVRGKSRISKMGNPKLRNLLFMCSFTACKHNKACRDIYERIIAKGKSKKLALITVCNKLLKQAFAVAKSGLPYDENYVSKLG, encoded by the coding sequence ATGAATAAAAATAATGAAATTTATGGTGTAGACATCAGTAAAGGAGTATTTGATGTGGCCAACTCAAAAGGGAAGTATTTTCAGTATGAAAATACTGGCTCTGGTTTTAAAGGCTTTTTAAAGATTCTAATTAAAGAAGACTTGGTGGTCATGGAAGCTACAGGGTATTATCACTATAGACTAGCACAGTTTCTTTATGAGCAAGGAATAAAAGTCTCAGTAGTAAATCCTTTATCAGTAAAGCGTTTTATCCAGATGAAGCTCTCTAAAGTGAAAACGGATAAGTCCGATGCCAAAGCGATATGCGAATATGCATGTATCAATGAGGTACCTTTGTACATGGGAAGAGACAATAGCCAGGCGGAAGCCCTTCAGTTACTTCGTTTAATAGATATTTATACTAAGCAGAGTACAGCACTAAAGAATAAGCTTCATGGAGAAAAGGTACTAGGCAAACCATCAAAAGTCGTTTATCATTCCTTAAAAAGATCACTTAAAGTGCTACAAAAGGAACTATTAACTCTTGAGAATCGATTAAGTGAGATTGTTAAAGATGAGCAACAAAAGCAGCTTACACTTCTAAGAAGTATTCCAGGAATAGGCAACAAAACAGGTATTATGTTATTAGTATTAACTAATGGTTTTACCAATTTTGAGAATGGGAACCAGTTATGTAGCTATGCTGGAATTACTCCAATTATTCGTCAATCAGGATCCACTGTGCGGGGCAAAAGTAGAATCAGTAAAATGGGTAATCCAAAGCTTAGAAACCTACTGTTCATGTGCAGCTTTACTGCCTGTAAACATAATAAGGCCTGCAGGGATATCTACGAGAGAATAATAGCAAAAGGAAAAAGTAAGAAGCTCGCGCTAATTACCGTATGCAATAAACTGCTAAAACAGGCTTTTGCAGTGGCAAAATCGGGTTTACCGTATGATGAAAATTATGTATCAAAATTGGGATAA
- the tnpC gene encoding IS66 family transposase, with the protein MQEPLENLTKDQLLVLLKKETKKRGKAEKSVSKREQEVKKAQHEIADLKFQVEYYKRLAFGQKRERFEGDKNQLGLPFEMEPQKAAAQESGLKEKLSGQRRKKTSNHKGRMALPEHLEVKEIEIYPEEDITDMVCIGKEVTDELEYEPARYYIKRYIRYKYAPTNKEGVIIGELPERVIEKGIPGAGLLASILVDKYQDHLPLYRQLQRFKRADIPIASSTLEGWTRQSLKIIDILYQHLLEDIRSKGYLQSDETPIRVMDPAKKGKTHQGYYWVHHCPMDGSVLFDYRPGRSREAADHVLAGFKGYLQSDGYAAYDKIGKREGVTHLNCWAHARREFDKAKDNDRERAEKALGFIQKLYAVEAQAREQNLSPEQRKSLRLEKALPVINEFGKWMFDQMKHRLILPKSPIGKAFKYSMDRWDQLSAYLFDGILEIDNNLVENAIRPLALGRKNYLFAGSHSAAERAAGIYSFFAICKKHEVNPFEWLKYTLENIMSINHKNIRNLYPQNYKKLQQV; encoded by the coding sequence ATGCAAGAACCCTTAGAAAACCTTACTAAAGATCAGCTTTTGGTCCTCCTGAAGAAGGAGACGAAAAAGAGGGGAAAAGCTGAAAAAAGTGTTTCCAAAAGGGAGCAAGAAGTTAAAAAAGCACAGCATGAGATTGCTGACCTGAAATTCCAGGTGGAGTACTACAAACGTCTGGCCTTTGGCCAAAAAAGGGAACGTTTCGAAGGGGATAAGAACCAGTTGGGCCTTCCCTTTGAAATGGAGCCCCAAAAGGCAGCGGCACAAGAATCCGGGTTAAAAGAAAAGCTCAGTGGCCAGCGTCGCAAAAAAACTTCCAACCACAAAGGAAGAATGGCCCTTCCGGAGCATCTTGAGGTCAAAGAGATCGAGATCTATCCTGAAGAAGATATTACCGATATGGTTTGTATTGGCAAGGAAGTGACCGACGAGCTGGAATACGAGCCTGCCAGATACTATATTAAACGCTACATCCGCTATAAGTATGCTCCAACCAATAAAGAAGGAGTAATCATCGGGGAACTTCCCGAGCGGGTGATCGAAAAGGGAATCCCGGGGGCCGGACTCCTAGCTTCGATCTTGGTCGATAAGTACCAGGACCATCTCCCGCTCTACCGACAGCTGCAACGCTTTAAAAGGGCGGATATCCCCATAGCCTCCTCCACACTGGAAGGCTGGACCAGGCAAAGCCTTAAAATCATCGATATCCTTTACCAACACCTACTGGAGGATATTCGCTCCAAAGGATATCTGCAAAGTGACGAAACCCCCATAAGGGTAATGGATCCCGCTAAAAAAGGAAAAACACATCAAGGGTATTATTGGGTACATCATTGTCCCATGGATGGCAGCGTACTCTTTGATTACAGGCCCGGGCGTAGCCGTGAGGCTGCCGATCATGTATTGGCCGGGTTTAAAGGCTACCTTCAAAGTGATGGCTATGCCGCTTATGATAAAATCGGCAAGCGTGAAGGGGTTACCCACCTGAACTGCTGGGCCCACGCCAGAAGGGAATTTGACAAGGCAAAAGATAATGATAGGGAGCGCGCTGAAAAAGCATTGGGCTTTATCCAGAAACTATACGCGGTAGAAGCCCAGGCACGAGAGCAAAACTTAAGCCCGGAGCAGCGTAAGTCCCTGCGATTGGAAAAAGCACTGCCTGTCATCAATGAATTTGGCAAATGGATGTTCGATCAGATGAAGCATCGGCTAATCCTTCCCAAAAGTCCTATCGGAAAGGCCTTCAAGTATTCTATGGATCGTTGGGACCAACTTAGCGCCTATCTTTTTGATGGTATTCTGGAGATCGATAATAATTTAGTGGAAAATGCCATCAGGCCATTGGCACTGGGCAGAAAAAATTACCTGTTTGCAGGTTCTCATTCAGCAGCAGAAAGAGCCGCAGGAATCTATTCCTTCTTTGCCATCTGCAAAAAGCACGAGGTGAATCCATTTGAGTGGCTTAAATATACCCTAGAGAATATTATGTCCATCAACCATAAGAACATCCGAAATCTCTACCCACAGAATTACAAGAAATTACAGCAAGTTTAG
- a CDS encoding SDR family NAD(P)-dependent oxidoreductase yields the protein MKSTQKVWLITGASKGMGLEITKAVLKNGDKVIATSRNTDTLLEKIELNAILKERKLQLEDNLLPLKLDITNETAVESAILKGIEKFGRIDVVVNNAGYNLLGNMEELSDAEFRKTMDVNVFAMAHILRYVLPHLRRQQSGHIINTASMMGYMSYPCNGSYSASKYAVIGLSEALAQEVRPFGIKVTILVPGTFRTNFMNEDTLNVAQHKIDAYNLDTQVEQFTGLDGKQLGNPKKLALVVIKLPEMPNPPLHLPLGSDSYSAIVEVRKNEKKEMEEWKTLSLSTDFKKK from the coding sequence ATGAAGAGTACACAAAAAGTTTGGTTGATTACCGGCGCCTCTAAAGGAATGGGACTTGAAATCACAAAAGCAGTTTTGAAAAATGGCGATAAAGTCATTGCAACTTCTCGAAATACGGACACGCTTTTAGAAAAAATTGAGCTTAACGCTATCCTAAAAGAACGAAAATTACAACTCGAGGATAATTTGCTCCCGTTAAAATTGGATATCACCAATGAAACCGCCGTAGAAAGCGCTATCTTAAAAGGCATAGAGAAATTTGGACGAATAGATGTTGTAGTCAATAACGCAGGATATAACCTGTTGGGGAATATGGAAGAACTAAGTGATGCCGAGTTTCGAAAAACAATGGATGTGAATGTTTTTGCAATGGCTCATATCCTTAGATACGTGTTGCCCCATTTACGAAGGCAACAATCTGGACATATTATTAACACTGCTTCGATGATGGGGTATATGAGCTATCCGTGCAATGGAAGTTACAGTGCTTCCAAATATGCAGTTATAGGATTATCCGAGGCTTTGGCACAAGAAGTTAGGCCATTTGGCATTAAGGTGACCATTTTGGTACCAGGAACCTTTCGCACCAATTTTATGAATGAGGACACCCTAAATGTGGCGCAACATAAAATAGACGCCTATAATTTAGATACACAGGTAGAACAGTTTACGGGGTTGGATGGCAAACAATTGGGAAATCCTAAAAAATTAGCACTAGTCGTCATTAAACTTCCAGAAATGCCCAATCCTCCTTTGCACCTTCCATTAGGTTCTGATAGTTATAGCGCCATTGTAGAAGTTCGTAAAAATGAAAAGAAAGAAATGGAAGAATGGAAAACCTTATCTTTATCTACTGATTTTAAGAAAAAATAA
- a CDS encoding cation transporter, with translation MKKTIFEITKMDCPSEENLIRMKLDGISSIANLEFDIPNRKLTVFHSGEIDQIEKSVIELNLGGKKISTKQTDQTEFKENKNQKKLLWSVLVINFAFFIIEMTTGIISKSMGLVADSLDMLADSFVYGISLFAVGGTVIKKKRIAKLAGYFQIILAIIGFVEVLRRFFGDEKLPDFSTMIIVSIFALIANGICLYILQKSKSKEEAHMKASMIFTSNDVIINLGVIIAGILVHYLSSNKPDLIIGTIVFILVIQGAFRILKLSK, from the coding sequence ATGAAAAAGACAATATTTGAAATTACCAAAATGGACTGTCCTTCAGAGGAAAATCTAATCCGAATGAAATTAGATGGAATTTCAAGCATTGCGAATTTGGAGTTTGATATTCCGAATCGAAAATTGACCGTTTTTCACAGCGGAGAAATTGACCAAATCGAAAAGTCAGTTATCGAACTAAATTTAGGTGGAAAGAAAATCTCGACTAAACAAACCGACCAAACGGAATTTAAAGAAAACAAAAACCAAAAAAAGCTACTTTGGTCTGTACTCGTTATAAATTTTGCGTTTTTTATAATCGAAATGACAACAGGAATTATCTCAAAATCTATGGGACTTGTTGCCGATAGTTTAGATATGCTTGCGGACAGTTTTGTTTACGGAATTAGTTTGTTTGCGGTTGGCGGAACAGTAATAAAGAAAAAACGGATTGCCAAACTTGCTGGATATTTTCAAATAATACTTGCGATTATTGGATTTGTAGAAGTTTTAAGAAGATTTTTCGGAGACGAGAAACTTCCCGATTTTTCGACAATGATTATCGTTTCGATTTTCGCACTTATCGCAAACGGAATTTGTCTTTATATTTTGCAAAAGTCAAAAAGTAAAGAAGAAGCACATATGAAAGCGAGTATGATTTTCACCTCGAATGACGTGATTATAAATTTAGGAGTAATAATTGCAGGAATTTTAGTGCATTATTTGAGTTCTAATAAACCTGATTTGATTATTGGAACAATCGTTTTTATATTGGTAATTCAAGGAGCGTTTAGGATTTTGAAATTAAGTAAGTGA
- a CDS encoding winged helix-turn-helix transcriptional regulator, whose protein sequence is MNCHTNDFGKEHKKEMRAVQDSMDVLSGKWKIPILSSMCYYNQRRFSDILNDIDGISNRMLSKELKELEINQLVKRKVLDTHPVTVQYQLTEHGKSLKTIINNLTDWGIAHRKVIIGK, encoded by the coding sequence ATGAATTGTCATACAAATGATTTTGGAAAGGAACACAAGAAAGAAATGAGAGCCGTACAGGATTCAATGGACGTATTGAGTGGAAAATGGAAAATACCTATTCTCTCCTCAATGTGTTATTACAACCAAAGGCGTTTTTCCGATATTTTGAATGACATCGATGGGATTTCCAACAGAATGTTGAGTAAAGAATTAAAGGAATTGGAAATTAACCAATTGGTCAAACGTAAAGTTTTAGATACCCATCCCGTGACTGTTCAATACCAACTTACTGAACACGGAAAATCACTAAAAACCATCATTAACAATCTTACAGATTGGGGAATAGCACATCGAAAAGTGATCATTGGAAAATAA
- the tnpB gene encoding IS66 family insertion sequence element accessory protein TnpB (TnpB, as the term is used for proteins encoded by IS66 family insertion elements, is considered an accessory protein, since TnpC, encoded by a neighboring gene, is a DDE family transposase.) codes for MFSLGSSHNYHFYRKSCDMRKSFNGLSGLVRNELNRKPTSGDVFVFLNRNRTHLKLLHWERGGFVLYYKRLERGSFTPPVIKEDQTSFTWPQLVLMIEGITVEKSVQKLRYSH; via the coding sequence ATGTTCTCCTTAGGTTCCTCCCATAATTATCACTTTTATCGTAAGTCTTGTGATATGCGAAAATCATTTAATGGCTTGAGCGGGCTGGTGAGAAATGAGCTCAACCGGAAGCCTACCAGCGGTGATGTGTTCGTTTTTCTTAACCGTAACCGCACCCATCTCAAGCTGCTTCACTGGGAGCGGGGCGGCTTTGTTTTATACTACAAACGTCTGGAGCGCGGAAGCTTTACTCCGCCTGTAATTAAAGAAGATCAGACCAGTTTTACCTGGCCGCAATTGGTACTGATGATAGAGGGTATTACGGTTGAAAAAAGTGTTCAGAAACTGCGCTACTCCCACTAG
- a CDS encoding type II toxin-antitoxin system RelE/ParE family toxin gives MGKITQVVWTRQAREALTSILDYRYKDLPAARKIVRKDIIEASKKIVFAEQYQQDEIFSNYRRIIVRDYKLLYKHQNEMVYILNVVCTKANN, from the coding sequence TTGGGCAAAATTACTCAAGTAGTTTGGACAAGACAAGCTAGAGAAGCGCTTACAAGCATTTTAGATTATAGGTACAAAGATCTACCCGCTGCCAGAAAAATCGTTAGAAAAGATATCATTGAGGCTTCCAAAAAAATTGTATTTGCAGAGCAGTACCAGCAAGATGAAATCTTCTCAAACTATCGCAGAATAATCGTTAGGGATTACAAATTGCTTTATAAACACCAAAATGAGATGGTGTATATCCTAAATGTGGTTTGTACCAAAGCTAATAATTAG
- a CDS encoding NAD-dependent epimerase/dehydratase family protein, producing the protein MKKILITGGLGKIAKHFVKNFNHTYEITVADIVTDNDVFTDNVQIEKADLMDFSVCSKLCDGMDIVIHLAGIVDPISESDEILETNIKTTQNIFKAAVEAKCKRLIFASSAQTIESYPTDIQVNKNMLVKPKNIYGVSKCFGEALAAYHAYNNGISAICLRIGAYEFPKDFTEMNARDLSAFLHPDDFNQLLIGCIETKKLQYEVLNAISDNRYKRLDISEAKEKVGYQPKADAFELFNLVKE; encoded by the coding sequence ATGAAAAAAATATTAATTACTGGAGGATTAGGAAAAATAGCAAAACATTTTGTCAAAAACTTCAACCATACATATGAAATAACTGTTGCGGATATTGTTACTGACAATGATGTCTTTACGGACAATGTGCAAATCGAAAAGGCAGATTTGATGGATTTTTCAGTGTGCTCTAAACTGTGCGATGGAATGGACATCGTTATCCATTTGGCAGGAATAGTCGATCCGATTTCAGAATCTGACGAAATTTTGGAGACCAATATAAAAACAACTCAAAATATATTTAAAGCAGCCGTAGAAGCAAAATGTAAAAGACTAATTTTTGCCAGTAGTGCCCAGACCATCGAAAGTTATCCGACTGATATTCAGGTAAACAAAAATATGCTCGTAAAGCCAAAAAACATTTACGGAGTTTCAAAATGTTTTGGAGAGGCTTTAGCAGCCTATCACGCGTATAATAATGGTATTTCTGCGATTTGTTTGAGAATTGGAGCTTACGAATTTCCAAAAGACTTTACCGAAATGAATGCAAGAGATTTAAGTGCTTTTTTACATCCTGACGACTTTAATCAATTATTGATTGGGTGTATCGAAACAAAAAAGTTACAATATGAAGTTCTGAATGCCATATCAGATAACAGATATAAACGATTGGATATATCGGAAGCAAAAGAAAAAGTTGGATATCAACCAAAAGCTGATGCGTTTGAATTGTTTAACCTTGTAAAAGAATAA
- a CDS encoding ArsR/SmtB family transcription factor — MSTLAKMYIKKPFFGLYMSCSIFKKYVSILLYIGKYRYVCEMNLKLATEIGKCLSNQTRVQIMEWLKDPNKNFPPHDSLRNFDDGVCVTSIKNKSGLSQSTISNYLTNMEKCGLLIMIRHGKFSYLKRNEKLIKEYSDFLK; from the coding sequence ATGAGTACTTTAGCTAAAATGTATATAAAGAAACCCTTTTTTGGTTTATATATGAGTTGTAGCATATTTAAGAAATATGTATCGATACTTTTATATATCGGAAAATATCGATATGTTTGTGAAATGAATTTAAAATTGGCCACAGAAATAGGGAAGTGTTTATCAAACCAAACTAGAGTTCAAATTATGGAGTGGCTAAAAGACCCTAATAAGAATTTCCCGCCACACGACTCGTTAAGGAATTTTGATGATGGAGTTTGCGTAACGAGCATCAAAAATAAATCAGGTCTTTCACAATCTACTATTTCAAATTATTTGACAAATATGGAAAAGTGCGGATTACTTATTATGATAAGACACGGAAAATTTTCATACTTAAAAAGAAATGAAAAACTAATAAAAGAATATTCAGACTTTCTAAAATAA
- the tnpA gene encoding IS66 family insertion sequence element accessory protein TnpA codes for MSKQGEMYTLVNDYRNSGLSAKAFSKEKGISPSTFCYWIRKKKDEDRPGGFVEVTKGLKSSSGELELIYPNGVKLQMNAADLGLIARLVKLY; via the coding sequence ATGAGCAAACAGGGAGAAATGTACACTTTAGTTAATGACTATCGTAATAGCGGTCTTTCGGCAAAAGCTTTTAGCAAAGAAAAAGGAATCAGTCCTTCCACCTTTTGTTACTGGATCCGCAAAAAGAAAGATGAAGATCGGCCCGGGGGATTTGTAGAAGTTACCAAGGGATTAAAGTCGTCATCGGGTGAGCTGGAACTTATTTATCCCAACGGGGTCAAACTCCAAATGAATGCTGCGGACCTGGGACTTATTGCCCGGTTAGTTAAGTTGTATTAA
- a CDS encoding phospholipase D-like domain-containing protein, translating to MIAYTTNIESVIIENFSNAKKSITIIVAWFTNSKIIESLISIKNKSNIDIEILVDDNHINQKYFFEKHQENLLNAGILIKKQNIKKFNHNKFSIIDKKKIITGSYNYSVKANKNLENIVVFKNKNIASYYLRIFKFLTKEKYIDENVELLFEDIEFANKLISTYYPFNRILFNKLKDKIKIGECYTYPNGLYDEIHYEPGLIFNQKYTLHKELVKTIKKRNKGELSFEDMDSPFNQEFNLPIDKELIKSHIITEISDFNHSTLQETAHYDKSEIDYEQFGKDYEELEIAVDRYYTRKFKKTFSKKKLKAILNKEIDIIKENYIWINNFEPFLNDNIVLEIYKKL from the coding sequence ATGATTGCATACACAACAAACATAGAAAGTGTTATAATTGAAAACTTTTCAAATGCAAAAAAGTCAATAACTATTATAGTTGCTTGGTTTACAAATTCTAAAATTATTGAATCACTTATCAGCATTAAAAACAAATCTAATATTGATATAGAAATTTTAGTTGATGATAATCATATAAATCAAAAATATTTTTTCGAAAAACATCAAGAAAATTTACTAAACGCTGGAATTTTAATAAAAAAACAAAATATTAAAAAATTCAATCATAATAAATTTTCAATAATTGACAAGAAAAAAATTATTACTGGTTCATACAATTATTCAGTTAAAGCAAACAAAAATCTAGAAAATATCGTTGTTTTTAAAAATAAAAACATAGCATCTTATTATCTCAGAATTTTTAAGTTTTTAACAAAAGAAAAATATATTGATGAAAATGTAGAGTTATTATTTGAAGATATTGAATTTGCAAACAAATTAATATCAACATATTATCCTTTTAACCGAATACTATTTAATAAATTAAAAGATAAAATTAAAATAGGAGAATGTTATACATACCCAAATGGATTATATGACGAAATCCATTATGAACCAGGACTTATCTTTAATCAAAAATACACGTTGCATAAAGAATTAGTGAAGACAATTAAAAAGAGAAATAAAGGAGAATTATCATTTGAAGATATGGATTCCCCTTTCAATCAAGAATTTAATTTACCGATTGACAAGGAGTTAATTAAAAGCCATATCATAACAGAAATTAGTGACTTTAATCATTCAACTCTTCAAGAAACTGCACACTATGACAAATCAGAAATTGATTACGAACAATTTGGAAAGGATTACGAGGAATTAGAAATTGCAGTTGACAGATATTATACCAGAAAGTTTAAAAAAACATTCAGTAAGAAAAAATTAAAAGCTATTTTAAACAAAGAAATTGATATTATTAAAGAAAACTATATTTGGATTAATAATTTCGAACCATTCCTAAACGACAATATTGTTTTGGAAATTTATAAAAAACTGTAG
- a CDS encoding SDR family oxidoreductase, translating to MDFTNKNVVITGGTTGIGFATAKAFIEAGASVWITSRSADNLQKAAQNLSSAKLKTVVSDTSSLSGITVLEKAVAESGSKIDVLFLNAGIAVFNSIEQVTEVDFDAQFNTNVKGSFFTLQKLLPHLNDGGAVLFTSSTVATAASLESSVYAATKGALNKIAQVAANELAPRKIRVNIVSPGPTQTEGLDGVVSGEAKDYLASTTSLQRLGNPNEIANAVLFLASNKASFITGTELLVDGGAINNLMK from the coding sequence ATGGATTTTACCAATAAAAATGTAGTGATTACGGGGGGAACCACAGGTATAGGTTTTGCAACAGCAAAAGCATTTATCGAGGCAGGAGCAAGCGTTTGGATAACTAGCAGAAGTGCCGATAACCTGCAAAAAGCAGCACAAAACCTTAGCAGTGCTAAACTGAAAACAGTGGTTTCAGACACTTCCAGTTTATCAGGGATTACTGTTTTAGAAAAAGCAGTGGCAGAAAGCGGAAGCAAAATAGACGTACTTTTTTTAAATGCAGGAATAGCGGTATTCAATTCTATTGAGCAGGTAACTGAAGTCGATTTTGATGCTCAATTCAACACTAATGTAAAAGGAAGTTTCTTCACGTTACAAAAATTACTTCCTCATCTTAACGATGGTGGAGCTGTACTATTTACTTCGTCAACTGTAGCAACAGCGGCCAGTCTAGAATCAAGTGTTTATGCTGCAACCAAAGGAGCACTCAATAAAATTGCCCAGGTTGCTGCCAATGAGTTAGCGCCAAGGAAAATCAGGGTAAACATCGTAAGCCCAGGACCAACGCAAACCGAAGGTCTTGATGGAGTTGTATCCGGCGAAGCAAAGGATTACTTAGCTTCCACCACCTCTTTACAAAGATTGGGCAATCCCAATGAGATTGCAAACGCTGTTTTGTTCTTAGCTTCTAACAAAGCTAGTTTTATTACAGGAACAGAACTGCTGGTAGATGGTGGTGCCATCAACAACTTAATGAAATAA